A single window of Scylla paramamosain isolate STU-SP2022 chromosome 27, ASM3559412v1, whole genome shotgun sequence DNA harbors:
- the LOC135114159 gene encoding uncharacterized protein LOC135114159 isoform X1, producing MAAAAAAVVRRTAGTEGQYRLWTSRRRGTRGQARWYRQSDPGPGRLHGGGASVSCSPRLLLQAQHQRLVFLSALLCDLLPTYHRFRCEALIGVTFSIGFTVGHTVGAAFSRWGSTGWFAASAVYARTLTVANIIFFALFFQELLPEGRRRRDIGASLTEAWEVINPRALFSVSCVKGLGREGVCVCVCMFSIVCLFVFVVLCVCVCVCTSKYSLMFTPETHTHTHTYTHTHTHTHTHTHTHTHTHTHTTSCSSSSSSSPFIHTHTHTHTHTHTHTHTHTHTHTHTHTHTHTHTHTHTHTHTLPPVPPPPPLPSFINICLSLSL from the exons atggcggcggcggcggcagcggtggtgaggcggacggcagggacagaggggcagtACAGGTTGTggacatcaaggagaag aggaacgcgcggacaagcaaggtggtatcggcagtctgatcctggacctgGTCGGCTTCATGGCGGTGGTGCCTCTGTGTCCTGCTCTCCTCGACTGTTACTCCAAGCACAACACCAgcggcttgtattcctctcaGCTCTCCTGTGTGACTTATTACCAACATATCATCGGTTTCGCTGCGAG gcactgattggcgtgacattcagCATAGGCTTCACCGTCGGGCACACTGTGGGGGCTGCGTTCTCCCGCTGGGGAAGTACTGGGTGGTTCGCGGCCTCGGCTGTCTACGCACGCACTCTCACTGTggctaacataatattctttgctctcttcttccaggaattgctgcctgag ggcagaaggaggagggacatcggtgccagtttgaccgaggcttgggaggtgatcaatcctagggctctgttctccgtcagctgtgtcaagggcctgggcagagaaggtgtgtgtgtgtgtgtttgtatgttcagtattgtgtgtttgttcgtgtttgtagtattgtgtgtgtgtgtgtgtgtgtgtactagcaaatattcccttatgtttactcctgaaacacacacacacacacacacatacacacacacacacacacacacacacacacacacacacacacacacacacacacacacacacaccacctcctgttcctcctcctcctcctcctctcccttcattcatacacacacacacacacacacacacacacacacacacacacacacacacacacacacacacacacacacacacacacacacacacacacacacacacacacacacacacacacacacactacctcccgttcctcctcctcctcctctcccttcattcataaacatctgtctttctctctctctgtag
- the LOC135114159 gene encoding major facilitator superfamily domain-containing protein 10-like isoform X2, which produces MAAAAAAVVRRTAGTEGQYRLWTSRRRGTRGQARWYRQSDPGPGRLHGGGASVSCSPRLLLQAQHQRLVFLSALLCDLLPTYHRFRCEALIGVTFSIGFTVGHTVGAAFSRWGSTGWFAASAVYARTLTVANIIFFALFFQELLPEGRRRRDIGASLTEAWEVINPRALFSVSCVKGLGREAWS; this is translated from the exons atggcggcggcggcggcagcggtggtgaggcggacggcagggacagaggggcagtACAGGTTGTggacatcaaggagaag aggaacgcgcggacaagcaaggtggtatcggcagtctgatcctggacctgGTCGGCTTCATGGCGGTGGTGCCTCTGTGTCCTGCTCTCCTCGACTGTTACTCCAAGCACAACACCAgcggcttgtattcctctcaGCTCTCCTGTGTGACTTATTACCAACATATCATCGGTTTCGCTGCGAG gcactgattggcgtgacattcagCATAGGCTTCACCGTCGGGCACACTGTGGGGGCTGCGTTCTCCCGCTGGGGAAGTACTGGGTGGTTCGCGGCCTCGGCTGTCTACGCACGCACTCTCACTGTggctaacataatattctttgctctcttcttccaggaattgctgcctgag ggcagaaggaggagggacatcggtgccagtttgaccgaggcttgggaggtgatcaatcctagggctctgttctccgtcagctgtgtcaagggcctgggcagagaag cctggagttaa
- the LOC135114159 gene encoding uncharacterized protein LOC135114159 isoform X3, whose amino-acid sequence MAAAAAAVVRRTAGTEGQYRLWTSRRRGTRGQARWYRQSDPGPGRLHGGGASVSCSPRLLLQAQHQRLVFLSALLCDLLPTYHRFRCEALIGVTFSIGFTVGHTVGAAFSRWGSTGWFAASAVYARTLTVANIIFFALFFQELLPEPGVNADLRDPPQA is encoded by the exons atggcggcggcggcggcagcggtggtgaggcggacggcagggacagaggggcagtACAGGTTGTggacatcaaggagaag aggaacgcgcggacaagcaaggtggtatcggcagtctgatcctggacctgGTCGGCTTCATGGCGGTGGTGCCTCTGTGTCCTGCTCTCCTCGACTGTTACTCCAAGCACAACACCAgcggcttgtattcctctcaGCTCTCCTGTGTGACTTATTACCAACATATCATCGGTTTCGCTGCGAG gcactgattggcgtgacattcagCATAGGCTTCACCGTCGGGCACACTGTGGGGGCTGCGTTCTCCCGCTGGGGAAGTACTGGGTGGTTCGCGGCCTCGGCTGTCTACGCACGCACTCTCACTGTggctaacataatattctttgctctcttcttccaggaattgctgcctgag cctggagttaacgctgatcttcgcgacccaccacaagcatag